The nucleotide sequence aaaactttgcaaaaatattgtcGACTATGTTTTATGTAAAGAATGTGTTTTAATCTGCGTTATTACTCTTACGGATTTAAGTTTTTTGTAACAAACGGTGCTTAATCGATTTTTCCTCAAAGTCAGTACATTGcatgataaataaataagcacgaaGATGACTGACTTCGGCAGATGCTTGATTGCACACGTTTCAACTAAGCGTAACCTCTAATCTCATCAAAATGGGAGTTCATAACTTATGAAaagagtttataatctcttgcttttGAAAACCCTTATCGAATGAACAAGCGTTTTCATTTGGCTTGCACAGAAAACACTTCATCGAAACTGAAATCTGCAACTTGTGTCCTAACTACACCCAACGATGGAAAAACGTGCGCGTGAAGCGGTCTATAGAATAGCCCTGGCAGCCGCTTTGTGGAGCACGCAGTTTTTCGGTTTTCTACAAGTTTATGCAGCAGTACCAATCAAAAACAGTAGTATGAATGGTTTTCGGGGTACTCGCAGAATTAGTATGTACCTgttgactgagtgggagggccagacgggaaaatatttggctcgaggtcatgaCGTTCCTACCAAGCGCAGTGAGGTTCGCGTATCATGAACtagagctaaatattttcccgtccggtCCGACCCTACTCAGTCAATAACCATTTTATCACATGTCCACctacaatattttgaaaattcgaaaggttttatttaattttaataggacgcgatagactGGCGCGCGCGGGAAAGCCATAAAAAAGATTCAGCAATTAAAACTTCTTTGTTTTTCGGAGTgagaacaagaaactcacaattcATCAAAACGTGACTTATTTTGTCACTTCTGTTCACTGCTCTCGCTTAACTTTGCAATAACAGAGAACAgtgttctttcttcttttttttcttttttttttttttcttaacaaagcCGTACAAGTGCACTAGGGCAGGACGGCTTTTTCCGGACCGGCTCACGTTAACCCGTCCTGCCCTACACACGTCAGCTTTTACGATGGTTTTCTATGGCACTACACAAGCTGGGCCGGACGAGTCATATGATCATTTGCCTTAATGCCTATTGTAATGTTATTCCCTTCTTAACTAACCACAGCTTCTTCCGCAAGAGAAAATTAATCAGTTTTACTAACAGATAACAACTATGAACAAAGGATGACAAATATGAACAACTATccaccgaagtggaggtggccAGCGTTAGACATTTCTCCGCAAGCCACCGATGAAGTGAATAGTCGctttaatatatataaaaacaGAAcgattttaacttgtttatttctgCAACGAGTACAATTATTTCGGGCGCAAATCCTGCGCAAGtagctcggaggtgaatagcaagGGATATTCGGATTCTGAGTAGCCAATCAAAGCGCGCCTTCATTCCTACTtagtatatactgcgatgataTATGCAAAAATCTTGTTATCAGATATTGACTGATATTTactggttttgtttttacaatACGCCCGGGATCTGATATGCAACTTTGTTTTTCAGGATACGGGAACATTGCCCCTTTGTCGGATGGTGGAAAGGTATTTTGTATGGTGTTCGCAGTGTTTGGTATTCCCATGACAGCTATCATGTTGACAGCCATAGTAGAACGACTCCTTCAGTTAACCGAAGTATTGGAAAAGTTTCTGTGCAGTACTTGTACCGTACGTGGTGTTCCAACCGCTTATTTGCGCTTCCTTCATTTATCACTGATCATGTGCGGCGCTATCACACTAGTCATGATAATTCCAGCCTTCTTTTTCATGTTCCTCGAAGACTGGAGCTACTTTGAAGCGTTgtatttctgttttatttccttaaCTACCATAGGACTTGGAGACTTTGTTCCTGGTGATGACCCGAAGTGGCGGAGGAGTGAATACCGCTCACTTTATAAAGTCTGCTGTGTGTTTTTCTTCATCACTGGACTCACATTCTTGCTCCTCATATTAGAGCTTTGCGCCAAAATTCCGGACGACCATCCCGGTATGCTTTTCTCTTGTCACAAACCATTCCTCCAGGAGGACGAGGAGGACATTTCGGCTTCAGCAATCAAATTGCGTCCGCGATATTCGATATCGAGTAGCGGAAGTTCACCGTCATCGCCTGACAGGCAAAGACTATCCAGAAACTCTTATGAGAGAATATCCGGCCGAGACAAGGAATCTAGATGACGTAAAAAAAGCTAATGAAATACTAATGGCACATAT is from Pocillopora verrucosa isolate sample1 chromosome 7, ASM3666991v2, whole genome shotgun sequence and encodes:
- the LOC131792962 gene encoding potassium channel subfamily K member 1 codes for the protein MERANIRLIALVIVYIFYLSVGAAIFSSIEGPYEQRILSDLRRKRDDFLAKHPCVTDKELENFVKHVVAAQDMGIPPLGNASDKRSWGFGSSFFFAGTVVTTIGYGNIAPLSDGGKVFCMVFAVFGIPMTAIMLTAIVERLLQLTEVLEKFLCSTCTVRGVPTAYLRFLHLSLIMCGAITLVMIIPAFFFMFLEDWSYFEALYFCFISLTTIGLGDFVPGDDPKWRRSEYRSLYKVCCVFFFITGLTFLLLILELCAKIPDDHPGMLFSCHKPFLQEDEEDISASAIKLRPRYSISSSGSSPSSPDRQRLSRNSYERISGRDKESR